In the Desulfurella sp. genome, one interval contains:
- a CDS encoding ribbon-helix-helix protein, CopG family yields the protein MRKQERIKRMGELRVNLNEELSTKLENKAKKIGKSKSDIVRDALNIYLDKKLSAYLLAHEKGAAGIVEDNEKLKRENEELQYLLADFEQRYKSISQKLYLLEREYTIVNKHYQKLRGIYTEIEEENKRLKTYLRNYEECLKHYKGCKKALKDLETKQKEYEMILTIIIYAGITFAGVILLFKILSYFHILL from the coding sequence ATGAGAAAGCAAGAAAGAATAAAAAGAATGGGTGAACTACGTGTTAATCTCAACGAAGAACTAAGCACAAAACTTGAAAACAAAGCTAAAAAAATAGGTAAATCTAAATCCGATATTGTAAGAGATGCTTTAAATATCTATTTAGACAAAAAGCTAAGCGCTTATCTCCTAGCGCACGAAAAAGGCGCTGCTGGTATAGTGGAGGACAATGAAAAACTAAAAAGGGAAAACGAAGAACTACAATATCTTCTTGCTGACTTTGAACAAAGATACAAGAGTATAAGCCAAAAGCTTTATTTGTTAGAAAGAGAATATACAATTGTTAATAAGCATTATCAAAAGCTACGTGGTATCTATACCGAAATCGAAGAAGAGAATAAAAGGCTTAAAACATATTTACGAAACTATGAAGAATGTTTAAAACATTACAAAGGGTGTAAGAAAGCTTTAAAGGATTTAGAGACTAAGCAAAAAGAATATGAAATGATATTGACTATCATTATATATGCTGGTATAACATTTGCTGGTGTTATATTGTTGTTTAAAATATTAAGCTACTTTCATATCTTGCTGTAA